A section of the Flavobacterium sp. CG_23.5 genome encodes:
- a CDS encoding M16 family metallopeptidase, translating to MKKSIMALSATLLLGGAVSAQKVAFEEYNLDNGLHVILQNDPSAPVVITSVMYHVGAKDENPKRTGFAHFFEHLLFEGTENIKRGEWFKIVTGNGGTNNANTTEDRTYYYEIFPSNNLELGLWMESERMLHPVINKIGVDTQNEVVKEEKRLRYDNSPYGQMIPEVKKKMFTKHPYRWTTIGSMDHLDAAKLEEFQDFNKKFYIPNNAVLVIAGDFNADQTKEWVQKYFGAIKKGTAIERETFVEEPITQTIKAKFEDGNIQIPMVVAAYRTPSMKTRDARVLDFISTILSDGKSSRLYKKIVDDKKMALQIGAFSYSQEDYGTYILYGLPQAPRTSENILTEIDSEIVKLQTELISDKELQKLQNKYENQYVNSNASIDGVADNLATFYMLYKDVNLINTEIEMYRSITPEEIRTVAKKYLNPNQRLVLDYVPSSDKAKK from the coding sequence ATGAAAAAATCAATAATGGCGTTAAGCGCCACACTTTTGCTTGGCGGAGCCGTTTCTGCACAAAAAGTAGCTTTCGAAGAATACAATCTAGACAATGGTTTACATGTTATTTTACAAAACGACCCTTCGGCTCCAGTTGTGATAACATCAGTAATGTATCATGTAGGCGCTAAAGATGAAAATCCTAAAAGGACTGGTTTTGCTCACTTTTTCGAACATTTATTATTTGAAGGTACTGAGAACATCAAGCGTGGAGAATGGTTTAAAATTGTCACCGGAAATGGAGGGACAAATAACGCCAATACCACCGAAGACCGCACGTACTACTACGAAATATTCCCTTCTAACAATCTTGAATTAGGATTATGGATGGAATCTGAAAGAATGTTACATCCTGTAATTAACAAAATTGGTGTTGATACTCAAAATGAGGTTGTCAAAGAGGAAAAAAGATTGCGCTATGACAACAGTCCTTATGGACAAATGATTCCTGAGGTAAAGAAAAAAATGTTCACAAAACATCCTTACCGCTGGACTACTATTGGTTCAATGGATCATTTAGATGCTGCAAAACTGGAGGAATTTCAAGACTTCAATAAGAAATTTTACATCCCGAACAACGCAGTGCTTGTAATAGCTGGAGACTTTAACGCCGATCAGACTAAAGAATGGGTACAAAAATACTTTGGCGCCATAAAAAAGGGAACTGCTATTGAAAGAGAGACTTTTGTAGAAGAACCAATAACCCAAACCATCAAAGCAAAATTTGAGGATGGAAACATTCAAATCCCAATGGTAGTGGCTGCTTACAGAACTCCATCGATGAAAACTCGTGATGCCAGAGTTTTGGATTTTATATCAACAATCTTAAGTGACGGTAAAAGTTCAAGATTATACAAAAAAATAGTTGACGACAAAAAAATGGCCTTGCAAATTGGTGCATTTAGCTATAGTCAGGAAGATTACGGAACGTATATTCTGTATGGTTTACCTCAAGCACCAAGGACATCTGAGAACATCCTAACCGAAATTGATTCTGAAATCGTAAAACTACAGACCGAATTAATTTCTGACAAGGAGTTACAAAAGCTTCAGAACAAGTATGAGAATCAATACGTAAACAGCAATGCCTCTATTGACGGAGTAGCAGATAATCTGGCCACTTTCTATATGCTTTACAAAGACGTAAACTTAATCAATACCGAAATTGAGATGTACCGCAGCATTACTCCGGAAGAGATTAGAACTGTTGCAAAAAAATATCTAAATCCTAACCAAAGATTAGTATTAGATTATGTTCCATCATCAGACAAAGCCAAAAAATAA